TGATACTGTCCTAGTTATAAAACTCGCTATGTTCTGTGCTGACAGATACCTTGTCAAGCAGTCGTTGAGCCAGTATTATAATAATTGCCAAATAAGTGATTTGAGAGCTTCAACTGACATGTAAAACAACTCGACCAAcatttatattgtaatatattttaattgaatCATATTGTACACTGTTGATATTTACACAAAGTGGTGGATTACATACATGTGgctcttatttttttaaagtcttcaTCCTACTgggcttcctgtgtgtgttttaattacagTATTCTCAGCTGACAGTAATCAGTAGTCACACCGCTGAGCTACAAATATGTATTCATCGTATGTTTGTAACTAGTTTTAGAACTGATTCATGACACCAGAGGGTGGCTTAGCCTAAAGTCATGGACACACTGCAGAAAATTCACAGGCGTCAGATCGCTGTACTACACAACTCTTTATCTTGTAAACGGGAATCTTGGAAGTCGTTGTGGTTTGCACACTACATGACTTGTCGGCGACACACAAGATGTTTCAGTGTCCGATGAGAATGTCTGGCCTCCAAACTACGCTTTATCACGAAAACACGTGAGAGATTACACAGAATTATGCGATATCATGGGACTGTTTTCTCTGAAAagtaatgtttttacatttttatcatataatctatagatagatacaaGCTCCCCTGTCTGGCATCTTTCTTGGATACTTCGTGTGTATTTACTTGTAGCCATCCATGTTGACCAAACTCCTGCCCCAGGTTTCTCCATATGTTGTGGTCTCATGGGCTGTAGCTTGGCATCTCACTCACTACTAGTCATAACCTTGTTGCAACACTTTTCACACTACAGGATTTGGACTTGCTGACATGTTCAGATATTTAGCTTGTTAGATATTTTTCGGGACTCTGCGAATGATCTGCAAGCCTCTCGGATTGTCTCTGAACAATTCACAGACAGAGCCGTTTTCAAGCACAGAGCAAATGCCAATTTATCCCCAATCTGGAACCTTTCTTGGTGACCTTGGTGACCTTGGTGACCTCCAGAACCTGTCAGTGAGCCAACAGGATAGAAGCGCCATTGATCCTATAAAATCTCGTGAATGTGGATGAAGGCAAATTGGCTGTTGCACCAATATCAGCAAGTGGGAACCCTCTAAGAACCCACTAGCCCATGATGCTGAAAGACATTTAGTTGAATTGCTTACCACATAGTGTCCACTGTTTTAAAagacaaacattaaacaaagaACTGGTCAGTTTGATGAATAGATTTAGTAATTGACACACATGCTTGAACATGGTTAAAAAGTGAGTGCTGCTCATTCAAgatctcacacagacacattgatCAACTGGTTGACAGGTTGGTGACATCATTTTTAAGTAGAGAGGATTGATTAGTTCATAAGGTGGCATCAGAAATTGGGCTTCCATCATGTTTCGGTGCAATAGGAAGTGCTTGCAACTAACCAGTCCATTTTTGCAGAGACTATTGCCAGTCAAAAAGTGGTCTTAAGAAAAACTCACCTGTAACCTGCCTGTGTCAATAGTATAAAATGTGCCGTGCACAATGAATTCAGCACTTGGTGTTGGAGGTCCGCTATGATGTATCAGATTTGGGTGGATATCACTAAAAATGCTGGGTTGGATATCAGTGAAGAGATTTTTAAGGAAATCAATCCAATTCAATCacaaatccagcctgaaaatagcacaaCAGCGATTTGCATCAGCGCAGCACATGTGATGACTGCCAGGTTAGTTTTAGCGGTTCACATAACAGCTGAAATTTCAGCACAGCTTATACACTGGTGTAAAGTTCAATTAACGACTTAAAAACTATTATGTTCAGATGCAAAtatacatgcactcacacacacttgatttCCATTGCTATCATTCTGATAACCCAGTGAGGGGAACAGGCTACCTAACGTCTAGTGAGAGCGTTTAAACAAGATAAAATAGCATTTCAGCACTGTTCACTGTTGTATCCTTGAAGGTgattttgttaattaattaatttttaaaaacagtgatGTTTCCAATTTGACCTTGAAATGGAAAATTCAGGTCTGGGCAAAGaagaaagagcagcagaaacATAGCTGGAGTGGAGAAGAAATAACCAAACTAGTAAAGTACTTGCCTTCTCTAAATGCACAAAAGTGAATTACTCTATGACTTTAGCATATTGAAACcgtttaaaaaactgaaaaaacccccaaaacaaactcTTGATAAAGACTTGATATTTTGAATAAGAAGCTGGAGAATAAGCTAAGTTCAACTAACTATacatagatttatttatttggctaGAAAGAAGATACCAGATTACATTTCTGTTGGTTTACTCAGAACTTAAGTGAAGGGAGACTTGTAGTACCAGTACATCACTGCACACTTGTTGTGCGTTTGGTGTGTAGAGGGTAGAACAGATTTACCACTGAAATTCACGATGTTATGGTTATTATTTAGTCGATGTGAATCTGCAGTTGCACTCAGTAATAATTCATCtgctaattttttttatagtgtaAATTTCATTAGtgactgagcagagagagagagtgtgtatgggggtgtatgtgttgcatgtgggggtgtgtgctgtgctgaggGTGAGTACAGTAAAGCTAAGAACCAAACCATTTGGATGGTTTATGCCCAGTCATTGCTATGATGGTTAACTTGACCATTATACTGGGGAAATCACATTCATTATTTGTGAAGGGCATTCCACCTttcaaaaaaaattatttttgcaataatTGCACTAATATTTCTTAGGAAGAAAAGACATAGATTTTTTTGGAACTCTGAAATGGTAAGAGCCTCGGTCATTGTCCCTAACTTTATTGCTTTCCTGCTTAATCTGTAAATCCCCTCTAAACTTTCTGCAGTTGTTCATTTTCTCGATTATGTTGTTCATGTGACAGCAAGTAATGTTAGTCAGTGTTACATGTTCTTCAAGGTGTTCCAGTTTTGTACTATATATGCTGGATCAAAAACTTAAATAGCTGTCTACTCCCACATGTATAGCAGAAATGGAAACCGCACAGATTTTCACTGTGGAAAGTCATTTACTTAACACAGGGATTCCACAATGTCTTGGTGGTACTTTAGAGTCTTGCACCAGCAAGACAATAGTTTCTGTTGGTTAGCATACAGCTCTCTTGTAGATGGAGCTGTCGCATTCTTAACAGTATTTCTTCCCCAGGGTCAAGTTGCTGCATTGACAGGGAGTCAGCTGCAGAGTTGAGTGCCCCAGGCATATGAACTACCCTTGGAGAGTTTAATCTGGGGAATGCCCACTTCAATATATGACAGGTCAAGTACAGAGCTGGTAGGGAGTGGGTACCACTCAGGTAGATAATGTGCACAATATATATCAGCAGCTGATcttaaattcaaaattattAATCATCAGTAGTTTGATTTTGCATGTTCAGCCGATAATTACAACCAATATTTTTTGCCTGTCCAAGAGATTAATCTCtgtataatttatttgtatattggtaccattatttagtttttttttttggttttgtttttttgctgtttacttTCTGCATGTATCATGCTGCACTAAGTTGACTCATGCACATCTCCTTTGCAATTTATCAGGCCCAGAAATTGTGCTTATTTTAACccatttatttgtcatttaatgttttttccttGGTAGTTGACATAATTGCAAGATCAATGCCATACAGTATATAGCGATTACTGCCTTGACTGGCAAAGGTTATGCATAAAAGGAGTAATTATCTTAATTTTTAGGTACGCATCTGGGTCTGGTAGGTTTCTTTTAAATGGGCAATAAACAATGGTCAGAACAAATTGAATTCAGGTTCGTAGTCTTTGAAGTAAGGGTTGTAAGGTTGAGCAGTTaatttttaattctgtttaatttgTATCATGTTCTTTACAACAAACTGCCATAAAGCATCTTTAAAGAGCTGTAAAAACTGTAGTTTCTGTCTGCTTTTTCTGGAAGATTATTTATCATTCAGGACATATAAAGTTGTAGATTGTACTCATTATGTACTGACCATTGACTTGACttatcaaatgaaaacactCAAAGCATGACCTTTGCTGTAATGGAGGAAATTAAACATACAGCCTCATACAGATCCAGCGGCAACCTAGACTCCAGCAAGAGTTAGGGTGTTGAATAGATCATgtatgaaatgaacaaaaaatttTTTAGATTGGTTTTCCTTTCTCAGAAGCAGGCTTATTGGGGATCATAGCAGTTGTGAAGCCTTTGGTACACCTATCTAATTATAGATTGTGGGCCTGTCGACTATCTGTGGTAGTTTTTGTAGTGTGCCCTGCAGCACTGGCACTAGCTGGATCTTGCCACTACCTGTTGGCTGATCAAACATGTTGGACCAGTGTTGGAGTACAGCAGTGAAGTTTGCTCTCTGGTTGGTGTCCAGGTTCATGAAAGACTGCTCAAGAAGTGAGAgaatcagttttcttttttttccccttctttttttGGGAAAAGTATAGGCTGCTATCACCCACTGACATAGAGATATTTCATTTCACATAGAAGCAGAACGCAAAGTGGTTGATACTGCTGTCACTTGCAGTCTgttcaaatgaaatatttcactgaagatatgaaggaaaaaaaaaatcaggtgtCCTTGTTTGTATGTTGAGTTTTGGAAtgtgattattatttaatttagtgAATTGGATGTATTTAGAAAGTTTTGCTTATATGCCTGTTCAATAAATCCTTGAGCAAATAATGAGAAGTTGTGTAAATTCCATTCCATGGGTTTTCTTTTGTAggattttgaatgttttgaaatCAACATTTTATCAAATTGTAAGCACTAGAGCATGATcttaatgttttcttatttactATGATGCTTGGTTAATGGACTAATTTTATTACTTTCTGCCAGGCAAAGGAGATTCTGACAAAGGAATCCAATGTACAAGAGGTACGATGTCCAGTAACTGTATGTGGAGATGTCCATGGTCAGTTTCATGACCTAATGGAGCTGTTCAGAATTGGAGGAAGGTCACCAGACACAAATTACCTTTTCATGGGAGACTATGTGGACCGAGGCTATTATTCTGTGGAAACAGTCACACTGCTTGTTGCTCTGAAGGTACTTAAGGTTATTTGTATTGGGATAAAAtactgcatttttttgtttgttttgcaaaagtgttcagtaaatgtttaattttttttcaggttaGGTATCGTGAGCGCATCACAATTCTCAGAGGGAATCATGAAAGCAGACAGATTACACAAGTATATGGCTTTTATGATGAGTGCCTAAGGAAATATGGCAATGCAAATGTTTGGAAATACTTCACAGACCTCTTTGATTACCTTCCTCTTACAGCTTTGGTAGATGGCCAGGTACCTTTTATGTTCTAATTTGGTAAAATTTTAACAAGTCGGCAGTTTTTAGATGTACTGCATGTTGAGTCTATgcgagggggaaaaaatcatgAACTTGTTCTTTTCAGATATTCTGTCTTCATGGGGGACTGTCACCATCTATAGACACACTGGATCACATCCGTGCACTGGATCGTTTGCAGGAAGTACCACACGAGGTATAGAGCTATACAGAGCTATGGCTTGGAATTGGAGAAACACATGAAGTTCTTCTCTGGCACTCTAGCCTTTACAGCCACACAGAGCTTCAAAAAAGTGTTTTGGAAAGAgtgaattataattataaatattacaatattataaattataatacattaaacACTCCCTTCTCTTCAGGGACCCATGTGTGATTTGCTGTGGTCAGACCCAGATGACCGTGGAGGTTGGGGAATCTCCCCTAGAGGTGCAGGCTACACCTTCGGGCAGGACATATCTGAAACCTTCAACCATGCCAATGGCCTTACCTTGGTCTCTAGAGCACATCAGCTCGTGATGGAGGTAGGTAGATCAGAATCTTTTAAAACACATGAAGCCTCAAGAACAATGTTGTaacaccttttatttttgtaattagGTTACACTTGCTCTTTTGGGCACACAAAAGAGTGTCCTATGAGTACCATTCCAAAGTTCAATGATTTGGATAAAAAACAATTTACTGGACTGAGTCAAAGTTTTTCCCCTTCCATTATAAAATTGATGGTCTGTATGTTGGGTAAAATTTACCCAACATAGGCTACACTGATGTTAACTAGAGAAAAGCTCAAATGTAGTTCAATTGCAAAATCCTCATTGGTTCATACATGTATGATTAGATTCCCAGTGCTTGCACCATTATAAATTCAGCACTGCTCAAGTCTGTGACAGTGGGCTATCAGTCAAGCATATCCATTTGAATATAAGATGGTTCATCAGTCCTAGCTGAGAACAAGTTTGGTTgcgtgtggtttttttttttttttttttaagctgtgatttattacatttcttctAGTTTTTGATTAAAATCTTGCTAAATGTTATAATCTAGCACTCTAGTTTGCCATACAAaattttttgtaatgttttatatgttcCCTGGGTCTTTAATGCAGAAAAAAGTATTGTCTTAAGAAACAaggaattattttgtttatatggGCAAACTTATTGAAATGTGTGAATCACATCCAGCAGATCTTTTATAAGCATGTACTGAAAACCAACCATAAAAGTTTCCCACATGAGTCTCTGGATGCACTGACATAGCATTCCATTCACTGCAGTAatacatgcttttgttttcaggGTTACAACTGGTGCCATGATCGCAATGTTgtaacaattttcagtgcaccTAACTACTGTTATCGATGTGGAAATCAAGCAGCTATCATGGAGCTAGATGACACTCTGAAGTACTCTTTGTAAGTCTTTCAAAAGCTTACCGTAATTTTTcagaaaaattatattaattctGTATATTGTTCACATCATATCATtcttaatattaatgttatctGATAAACAAAATAACCTGATATGTGCTAACTGGAttagaaatattacattttacagagGTATACAGTTCAGGTTTAAGTACAAGAACTCTCCAGGGTTTTACAGCTATATACATTTGTTAATTAGCTATAGTGAATTCAGAAAGGTGATATAAAACTTTAACTTTTTGGTATCACATATCAAGCATGGCAGACTTACTGCCACTCTCACAGACTTCTCACATCttattttgtcagtttttttGGATTACTGTTAATACAGCTAAATGTCACACTAAATTCTTAAGCCGTTTTCAAGTTATTTAAAACACTAGCAGTAATTAATAATATGGCATAAACTTTGActataatgaatgtttttccAATTTGTAACATTAGCAGTAGTGGATTCCAGCTTCAAATTCACTATAACAGGTGTACCTAGTAGTCAAAACACATCAGTTAAGTGAACTTAGCAGTGTTGAAACCTCCATGCCATTGATAAGGTAATTTAAAGCATTTGCTTTCTGCTAATGGAGAAACACTGCTAACTTTGTTTTCTAAACAGCCTGCAGTTTGACCCAGCACCTCGCAGAGGAGAGCCACATGTGACCCGCCGCACACCAGACTACTTCCTTTAGTTCTATACTGTGCAGTATTGCCATGATTTAATAATCTAATTTCACCTTGAATCCAGGGCAACAATATAGAAAACTGAAATCTTTTAAGATGGCTATTTAAAGTGACgacaaaaaaataacatatttaatcattttcagGAAAAATGCCTGTGTACTTGGACCAAAAGGTGTGTGCCATGTCCAGTATCTTGACTATATTACCAggactgttttttttcacttcGTGCTCCTTTTCTCCAATCTGTAAGCATAGCTAGTAAACAGACATTGTTGATCATTGTCCCTTCTATAGTATACTTTGTGAAACTCATGTTTGcacttttttgtaattttttttttcttttttttttctgttcttgtatTCATCCATTCCAGCAGTCATTTACAGAAGGAAGAAATAACTTGAGAATGAAcatattatttaacaaatgttagCTCAGTTTGTGTATGGCAGGCAGGAGAAAAAAGGAATGAACTAAAACTTTTGTGATGGGTAAATGTCTGTACAATGGGCACCAGCTAGGTAATAAAGATGAAGTTGCTCCTTAATTATTTGTTCTGCTTCTTCACTTGACACAACTGCAGTTAAGCCTGACCATGCATCATCGCTGTAATCGTGTGATGCTATGGGTAAGAAAATAAGTAAGATTCAGTGCTGTTGGACACAAAGTTAAAAAATTCATGCTGAGAACCATAATTACTGGATGCAGGCAAGAGGGGTCATGGATTTTAGTGAGATGCTGAGGGTTGCTTGTTTTTGGTGTAAAATGCTAATCTATCAGTCACCACAGCTGTGTGAATGCCTAGCTAAGTACATTGATTTTGTCACATCTCTCCTACAGAGTGCCTTTTGTGACTATATTGATGGCCTTTGTTGCACTGGGCATAAATGTGAATAATCTTGGAAGTGACTATTGGTGACCTGTCCTTCAGAGCACATGTACATATTACTAAGTGAGCCTTCATTCATCaacaaaatattgcaaaactAAGAAATGTGCTATCATCTCATGATTGTACTATTGCAATGCCCTGGTAACCTGTTCAAGTAGGAGTCTAGACAAACTTCAGTTGGTACAGAATATGGCAGCTAGAGTACTTGCAAGAACCAGAATGTTGAGCCATTTTAGCCTGGTATTTTTAATACTTGATGGCCTGACATTTCATATTGATCACTAAATTGTTACATATGAAGCTCCTTGATGGCCTTGATCCTCAATACCTAAGTGAACTGATTTCTTATGAAGCATCACTCCTACTTGTATCAGAAGATATTGGTTATTAATATGTAGAATGAGTGTTACAGCGGAAGAGCATTTTAGTAGTTTTTCCCATCTTTGGAATAACCTTCCAATCAATCTCTGGGACTCAGACACTTGTTTATTCAAACTTTAAAATTAGTTTTCCTGTTAGACAAATGGCAATCGTGGGGTTCATGGGCATAGAGAATTAAGTTAAACTGAAATGTGGGTGCTGTTGCTACAGCTGTTTTCACATGTTTTGGGATTTGTTGATAACAGCACAGAGTTTCAGTGAGCCATCATGCCTGTGCTACCTTCCCATCTACCTTTTAGCTAAGCTGTTTTATCTTCTGGggtctgtgtctcctgcttGCCTGCCCTCCAGACCAGTGTGACCAATGTGAACCTGCCAGCATGTGCCACAGAGCCTGAAAGGCTCATTTGCATGCGTCACACCCTCCTGATGACATTAAAGACTGTGCCTGGGCATCATGGAGGCTTTAGTGAGTAGTTCATAACCACCTCTCTCAGCTCGCATGTTTAACTGTTTCAATGATTCCTTTACAAACTCATCAGAACTACTCACTGATTCACACTGATGAATCTCAATACCTCAACCAAATGATTGTTAGTAATTTCTTAAGGCCTATCTGTTTATAGCAAAACAACTTTAGTTTGCCAAAATATATCAGCTGGAGGAGGATGGATTCCccttctgagtcttggttcctcccaaggtttcttcctctagAGCTCAAGGAGTTGTTTCTTGCCTTTGGATTGCTTTTAAGGGGCCTACATTTCTGTAAGGATGACTTGTAAAACTAGTTGTAAAAAATGCTGTGTAATTAAATATGAACTGAATTGAGCTGACCACTCAGTGTGTGGCTATACATcttagtgtagtgttaagaaTAAGAGAGACTGAGAATGAAATTTTCATCTCAGAATTAATTATAGTGACACGCAGGAGTCATTTGACATGAGACATAGTACAATTCCTAGCAAGACTGACCTAAAAGGATACAGGCACAGATGGTATGCTTCTCAGAAGTTAAAGATATCAACCACCAGCACAAAGGAACCAGAAGGCTACAGGTGGATGTTTGGAACCTGGAATTAAAGCTGAAAAGGAAGATGTTTGATCCTGAAGCTTTAAACTATGACGCCTCAATTGTGCATCTATGATGGCAACTTAATAACAGACAATTTTTTGCAGAAAGAGTATATCTGACATATGGATTCTTGCAATAACTTTTCACATCCAAGTCCTTTGGCATAGAACTGTACACAGTTACAACACACATGTATCAGGCTCCATTTTGTGGAGGCTGTGGAACAGATGGGTGGTTGCCCTAATTATGTTTCTGCATTAACTTACAGTGAGTCAGTTCCTCAGTCATTATAGGCAGTATAGAACACtcattgcatttacattatttggCAAACAGGAATCCTAATGTGATGTATGAGGTTCTGAAGACCATCATTCCATATAATGATCTTAATGCATGCAAAGAGTTACTGCAATTAATTTGTGCAAAACTACTCATGTGACTCTTATAGatatacattttcagcatttagcagacactcttatccagtgacttacatattatttgtcagtatatataaatactgatatacactatattgccaaaagcagaatcccagtgagcaagccaaagacaacagtggcaaggaaagtCTCCctggagcatgaggaagaaaaccTGAGAGGAAACAAAAGGGGTGGGGGGCCCATCCTCTGGCTGTCAACAGAGACAATAGccaatagcaacaatataaaccataaagagcagaataagtagtgagagagacaaaaaacaaagaaataagtAATCAATGTctattctggttttctagaagtcctagtctggtttcaatggtgtgcatgtgtccaaaaCAAATCTCGCATTagaatgtccatcaagggcaacgtAGAAGTAGTTGTCTGGGGTGGAGATGTGGTGGGCTATAGCAGGGGGGCATCAGTGGGTGGTGGTAGGAGTCATGGcaagctgagatgggttgagtaAAAACATGatatcaggggtaggtgtagctcggcagaaaaagaaaatagattAATAAGCATGTCTAGATACGAGGGTGCGTAAAGATGtactccggcagatctagctatggccgcacagctaaaaggatagtcAGAAGGAAACACGGGCCTGAGGgaaccctggaacatcagcactcagccaacaaacttgagtgacaaaataGAGGACAAGTgaaagcatcataacatcctagtttaccataactctgaATGCCcttggacccccagatctacacctttacccaagatgggaagtagttaagaaaatgcctgactgtacagataggttttcaacTTGGTTTTAAATATTGAGAtggtgtctgagtctcaaatatttacaggaaggttattccatagtgtaggagctttataggaaaaggccaGTGGTGGATTTTCTTATTCtgggtactagtaaagagcctgcaccttttgatctaagcagacatggtgggtgATAATGAACTAAGAGTTCACTAAGGGACTGTGGGGAAATACCATTCCatgctttgtaggttattagaagtattttataatcaataaaATATTTCCTGTGAGCCAGTGTAACCTAGTTAAGATAGaagtaatgtgatcaaattttctagttctagtaagaactctcgCTGCTGcgttttgaactagctggagcttgtttaagCATTTAATGGTGCAgtcagatagtaaggcattacagtaatccaatcttgaagtgatgaATGCaaggactagcttttctgcatcatgtgaggaaaGTAtattcctaatctttgcaatggtCCCAAGTTGGAGAAGTTTCTTTCACATTAGTTATGTATACCCTCACCCCCATacacttttttaaaagtctGGCAAGTGGTGCAGGCCATTTTGCACTGTTTGATTGCATCCTCTTGTTAACCTTTTGAGATAGATGCATGGAGCAGCACAGATTTCTGACTGAAAGTGAAAAGTATGTTGTTGTTTGTAAAACTCCCAAATCCTTCACTAAACTCTTAACAACGAGATCATTATTACTTTTTGAGTATTTTGCTTTGAACTTACTGTGTACGTAG
This is a stretch of genomic DNA from Electrophorus electricus isolate fEleEle1 chromosome 6, fEleEle1.pri, whole genome shotgun sequence. It encodes these proteins:
- the ppp2cab gene encoding serine/threonine-protein phosphatase 2A catalytic subunit alpha isoform, whose translation is MDEKAFTKELDQWIEQLNECKQLTENQVKTLCEKAKEILTKESNVQEVRCPVTVCGDVHGQFHDLMELFRIGGRSPDTNYLFMGDYVDRGYYSVETVTLLVALKVRYRERITILRGNHESRQITQVYGFYDECLRKYGNANVWKYFTDLFDYLPLTALVDGQIFCLHGGLSPSIDTLDHIRALDRLQEVPHEGPMCDLLWSDPDDRGGWGISPRGAGYTFGQDISETFNHANGLTLVSRAHQLVMEGYNWCHDRNVVTIFSAPNYCYRCGNQAAIMELDDTLKYSFLQFDPAPRRGEPHVTRRTPDYFL